In Laspinema palackyanum D2c, one genomic interval encodes:
- a CDS encoding heme-binding protein: protein MSASLPHDFPNPTPPGAIEVKEYPEYRAVTYSHSGNVQQASQVAFNPLYRHISTNQIAMTTPVEVRYLDGLTPEVSTPQTAEVSFLYPNRDISPETLTDEVKVTDYPPMTVVSIGIQGAYSWANYEQHLQRLQGWLKEHSEYVISGPPRRLLYNSPMTPEAIKLSEVQIPIAGVTSD from the coding sequence ATGTCTGCATCTTTACCCCATGATTTTCCCAATCCTACCCCACCTGGGGCGATCGAAGTGAAAGAGTATCCCGAGTATCGGGCTGTGACTTACAGCCATTCGGGAAATGTTCAACAAGCCAGCCAAGTTGCTTTTAATCCCTTATATCGGCATATTAGCACCAATCAAATTGCCATGACGACCCCGGTTGAAGTGCGGTATTTGGATGGGTTAACTCCGGAAGTGAGCACGCCACAAACTGCGGAGGTTTCTTTTTTATATCCCAACCGGGATATTTCGCCGGAAACCCTGACAGATGAGGTGAAGGTGACGGATTATCCGCCGATGACTGTGGTGAGTATTGGCATTCAAGGGGCTTATAGTTGGGCGAATTATGAACAACATTTGCAACGGTTGCAAGGCTGGCTGAAGGAACATTCGGAGTATGTGATCAGCGGTCCGCCTCGTCGGTTATTGTACAATTCCCCGATGACTCCGGAAGCGATTAAACTCAGCGAGGTGCAGATTCCCATTGCTGGGGTTACTTCTGATTAA